Below is a genomic region from Mesorhizobium sp..
GCGGCGGCGAAGAACCAGCTCTCCGAGATCGAAAAGCGCTGCGGCAAGGGCTGCGCGGAATATGCGGCGCTGGAAAAGCAGATCGAAGCTGTTGGCGGGTGAGAGATGGCGCTGTTGCGGGACTGATTGGATAGCGGGCGCTCCACGGCGCCCCCCTTTGTCCTGCCGGACATCTCCCCCACGAGGGGGGAGATTCGCTATCGCATTTCTTTTCGCCAATCGCGAACGTTGCATGACGAGCGGCGTGATTGGAACTGCCGATCTCCCCCCTCGTGGGGGAGATGTCCGGCAGGACAGAGGGGGGGCGTGACTGAGCGGGCCGCGGCGTGATTTCTTCTACCGCGCGCTACTCGCCCCTCGCCACCCGCACGATACGGCCATCGTCCTCGTCGGTCAGCAGCCAGAGCGAGCCGTCGGGGGCGACGTTGACGTCGCGGATGCGGCCGAACTCGCCTTCGAACATCCGCTCCTCGCCGGTGATCGCGCCGCCGGCGTCGCGGTCGAGCCTGGACAGAAGCTGAAACTTCAGTGCGCCGGCGATCAGGTCGCCTCGCCATTCGGGGAACATGTCTCCTTCATAGACGACAAGGCCCGACGGGGCGATCGAGGGATCCCAGTAGTGGACCGGCTGTTCGAAGCCGGGCGCCTTGGTGCCGACGCCGATCTGGCCGCCGCCATAGTTCTCACCGTAGCTGATCTCCGGCCAGCCGTAGTTTTTTCCGGCCTGCGGATTATTGACCTCGTCGCCGCCCTGCGCGCCGTGCTCCACGGTCCACAGCCTGCCTTCGGCGTCAATCGCGAAGCCCTGCGGGTTGCGGTGGCCCTTCGACCAGATCTGCGGCAGCGCGCCGCCGCGTCCGTCGGCATAGGGGTTGTCGGCCGGCACCGACCCGTCGGCATTGATGCGCAGCACCGCGCCCGCCGCGTCCGTCCTATCCTGCGCGCGCGGACCCTCGCCACGGTCGCCGGTGGTGAAGAAGACCGTGCCATCGGGATGCAGCACGATGCGCGAGCCGAAGTGCTGGCCCTTCTGCGTCTTCTTCGGCATCGAGAACAGAACCTTCAGGTCGTCCAGCCGCGCCGCCGCGCCGTCGCGCACCAGCCGGGCACTGGCGATCGCCGTGCCGGCGCCGCCCGGACCGGGCTCCGAGAAGGTGAAGAAGATGCGGCCCGTCTTGGTGAAATCCTTCGCCACCGCGACGTCGAGCAGCCCGCCCTGGCCGCGGGCGGCGACCTCCGGCACGCCCTCGACCGGTTCCGACAGCGTACCATCGGCGCCCACCAGCCGCATGCTGCCCGAACGCTCGGTGACGATCGCCACGCCTTCGGGCAGAAAATCGAGACCCCAGGGGTGATCGAGGCCATCGGCGACGATCGCGGTGACGACATCCACCTTCTCGGTCGTGTATTCCCCGCCCGCCGCCGGCCAGGCCAGGAGCGCGACCGGGGCAAACAGAGCGACGGCAAGAGCGTGTTTCGGGCGCATCGGGTCATCTCCTTCGAATTTTTCTGTTGGCAGTCGGCCTGACATGGGGCGAAGCGGCCCCCTCGCAACCTCATCCCGTTGGGGAATGCGCAAAACCGCCTATAGTCGCGGTCACAAGCGGGTGATCGTGATTCGGGGATCATGCGGGGCGCGAACGACAATGCCGAAAGCGACGGCGGCGGCCCGTTCAGGCCGTCGGTGCGCGCCCTCGCGCGGCCGGTCGTCGCTGTCGCAGCACTCTACGGCGCGCCGCTGGCGGGGTTGCTGATCGCCGGCCAAGGCGGCGGCGCTGTCGCCCGGCTCTGCGTCCTCGCTCTCAGCCTGTCGATGCCGTTCCTGATCGCCTATGCGGTGCTGCGGCGCGCGACGGCGCGGATCGATGTCATGCCGCACACGCTGCTGCTCCGCCCCGGCTTCCCGCGCACCGGGCACCATGTCGTCCCCTATTCGGTCATCCGGGCGGTCAGGATCCGGCGCGGGCTTCGAGGCCGGCTGGCGGGAAGTGCGACCCTGGTCGTCGAGCTGGCGGGCGGGACCCTGGTCGAGGTCGCCGACCTGGCGGACGCCGAGGCGGCGCGGGCGGAAATCCTCGCGCGCCTCGATCCGCGCAAGCCGGCGCCGGCGGGCGAATCCGCGGCGGATTTGCCCGAAAATCCCCGGATGCGGACCGGTTGAGCGCCCCTGCGTCAACATTTTTTTCGTGAAAATCGCAGCGAAGCAGCTATATTGACGGCAAAAGAGGTTCAGCGGTCCCGTTAGCCAAGGCTCGCGGACCGTTTTCTTTTTGTCCGGGCGGGGCGAGGCGCAGATGTGCGACGCCGCCGGGGAATGAAAGGAAGGGCAGGAACATGATCAAGGTCCCGATGACCGGCTCCGGCTTCGCAGCCATCAAGGAAGAGCTGCGCTGGCGTCAGCAGGAAGAGCGTCCGCGCATCATCGAAGCGATCGCGGAGGCCCGCTCGCACGGCGACCTTTCCGAGAATGCCGAGTATCACGCCGCCAAGGAATCGCAGAGCCACAACGAGGGACGGATCGCAGAGCTCGAGGATTTCATCGCGCGCGCGGACGTGATCGACGTGTCGAAGCTGTCCGGCGACAAGGTGAAGTTCGGCGCCACCGTCGAGGTCGTCGACGAGGACACCGAAGAGAAGAAGACCTACCAGATCGTCGGCGACATGGAGGCGGACGTGAAGTCGGGCCGCATCTCGATCTCTTCGCCGATCGCGCGGGCACTGATCGGCAAGGAGGTCGGCGACACGATCGAGGTCAACGCGCCGGGCGGCGCACGAGGCTACGAGATCGTCGACCTGCGCTTCGGCTGAGCCTCACAATGCGCGACGCTGCGCGATCAGTTTTTCCGCTTCCAGAACGACATCGTCCGCGCGGACCGGCCTGCCCGGTCCGGCTGAGAGCGACGACGCATAGGCGCCGCGCGGGCCGGTGAGGCCGGGTTCGGTCGACAGGAACACCGCAACGGTCGGCAGACCGAAGGCGGCGGCGAGGTGGGTGAGGCCGGTGTCGACGCCGATGGCGAGGTCCGATCGGCCGATCGCCCCGGCGATCTCCGGCAGCGGCGATCTCGGGATGACGACGACGCCCGGAACGGCGGCGATCGATTCCGCCACCTGCCGCTCAGTATCGCTGGACCAGGTGACCAGTGGCGTGAGACCGCGGGCCAGCAAGGCGCGGGCGGTCGCCTGCCACTCGACGATGCTCCATTTCTTGTCGTCGCGGCTGGCGCCGTGCAGCAGGAAGGCGGTGCGGGCGCCGGGGGCCGCCGCATAGCCGGCCGGCGGCGGCTCCACGCCGGACGCGAGGCGGGACAGGTCCGGCGCGTAGCCCAACGCCTGGCCGAACAGGCGGCGGGTGCGCTCGATGGCATGCAGGCCCCTTGGGACGGCGAAGCTTCTTGCGTAGAAGCGGGCGGCGATCGGTTCGCGGGCGCTGGCACGGTCCAGGCCCCACACCGGCGCACCGGCCAGGCCTGCCACGACGGCCGATTTCAGCAGTCCCTGCGCGTCGAGGACGAGATCGTAGCGCGCGCCGTGCAGTTCCTGCCGCAGCGCCGCCGCCTCTCGCCAGGTCGCGGCCGAGAACAGGTGCTTGCGCCAGCGGCGCAGCGCGACCCGGTGGATGGAGCGGATCTTCGGATGGAGCGCGACGATGCCGGCGAAGCCTTCCTCGACGCACCAGCCGAACTCGATGTCCGGGCGCGCCGCGAGCGCGTCCTCGAGCGCCGGGAAGGTGTGGATCACGTCGCCCATCGACGACGTTTTGACGATCAACACTCTCATAGCAGGCGCTCGACCGAGGCGAGCACGCGGGCGACCTCCAGCGAGTTCAGGCAGTTGAGATGCCCGAGCGGACATTCCTTCTTGTGGCAGGGCGAACAGTCGAGGCCGAGCCAGACGAGTTCGCGGTTCTCCGAAAGAGGCGGGGTGTTTTCGGGCGAGGTCGAGCCGTAGACGCCGACAATCGGCGTGCCGACGGCGGCGGCGACATGCATCAGGCCGCTGTCGTTCGAGACCGCCACCCTGGCCGCGGCGATCAGGTCGATGACGTCGGTGAGGGTGGTTTGGCCGGCAAGGTCGATCGCGCCGGGAGCGAGCGAGGCGATCTCGCCGGTCACGGGCGCATCGTTCTTCGACCCGAACAGCACGACCTTCAGCCCGCGCTGCATCAGCGCCTGGGCGAGGCCCGCATAGGCGGCGCTCGGCCAGCGCTTGGCGGGACCGAACTCGGCGCCCGGCATCAGCGCGACGAAGCCGCCCCCGGCGAGGCCGTGGTGTTCGAGGAGCGTGCGCTGGTTGGCCGTGTCGACATCCAGCTTCGGCGCGCGGAAGGCGCCGCCGCCGGCGAGCGTGTGAAAGGCCTGCGCCGTCTTGCGCTTCAGCTCGGCCGGGAGCGGAACGATGCGGTTGATCACGCCGTAGCGCAGCTCGCGGCGATGGCCGACGCGCAGGGGAATGCCCGCGAAGAACGGGACGAGCGCCGATTTCCAGGAGCCCTGCATGACATAGGCCTGGTCGTATCGGCCCTTGAGTTCGCGGCCGAGGCGCCAGCGCGCCCCCAGTTCCAGCTTCCGGCGCGAGAACGGCGCGTCGATGCGGGCGCGGATTTCGGGCATGCGCTCGACCAGCGGGGCGGCCCAGGCGGGCGCGATGACGTCGATCGCGGCGTCGGGGTGAAGCTCGCGCAACGCCGAGAACAGGCATTGCGCCATCACCATGTCGCCCACCCAGCGCGGGCCGATCACGAGGATGGACGGGCTTTCAGCCATGCGATGTAGTCTTTGACGCCTTGTTCGACCGGGCGGAACGTGCCGTTGTAGCCGGCGGCCCTGAGGCGGCTCATATCAGCCTCGGTGAAGCTCTGGTAGCTGCCCTTCAGATGATCGGGAAATTCGATGAACTCGATCTCGCCGCGGCCGAGCTCGCCGATCACCGTCTCGGCAATCGCCCGAAAGGGCTGAGCGCGCCCGGTGCCGCAGTTGAATATGCCGCTGGCGCCGGTCTTCCACAGCCACAGATTGACGTCGGCGACGTCGCCGACATGGACGAAGTCGCGGCTCTGCTCGCCCGGTCCGAAGCCGTCATATGCGCCGAACAGCTTCGGGTTCTCGCCGCGCGAAACCTGGTTGAACAGGTGGAAGGCGACCGAGGCCATCGCGCCCTTGTGGGCTTCGCGCGGGCCGTAGACGTTGAAATAGCGCAGGCCGGCGACCTGTGAGGTCTCGCGTCCGAGCACGTTGCGGCGGACATAGTCGTCGAACAGTTTCTTCGAGTACGCGTAAACGTTGAGCGGGCGCTCGAATTCCAGCTCCTCGCGGAACACGGAGCCGCCGCCATAGACCGAGGCCGAGGAGGCATAGAGGAACGGGATCCTCGCGCCGAGACAGGCGTGCAGCAGCCGTTTCGACCAGGCGTAGTTCACCTCCATCATGAATTTGCCGTTCCACTCGGTCGTGGTCGAGCAGGCGCCCTGGTGGAATACGGCATCCACATCGCCGAATTCCCGGGCTTCCATGCGGGGGAGAAATTCGTCCTTGTCGAGATAGTCGGCGATCGACAGGTCGGCGAGATTGGCGATCTTGCGGCCATCCGTCAGGTCGTCGACGACGAGAATGTCGTCTCGGCCCTCCGCGTTGAGCGCGGCGACGATGTTGGAGCCGATCATGCCGGCCCCGCCTGTCACGATGATCATGGACGCCTCTTTCTGTCCCGGAACGGCGTGGGTATAGTCGAGCCGGCCTTGCCTGTCGACAAAGCGGCACGGTTGCGCTCCGGCAGCCCAAGGTATATCGCCCTGCGGGCGTCGGCCCGGCTGGCCGCGTGCCAGACCGGACGAGAATGAGCGAAACCTCCCTGCCTTCGATCGAGACGGTGCATCGCGTGCTTGGCCGCCTTGGCGAGGTGCGCGTGCTGGTGGCGGGCGACTTCATCCTCGACCGCTTCGTCAACGGCGTCATCGAGCGCATTTCGCCCGAAGCGCCGATTCCGGTGCTGCACGGGCGCAACGCCACACAGGCGCTGGGCGGTGCGGGCAACGTGGTCGCCAACATCGTCTCGCTGGGCGGCAAGGCGAGCGCGGTGTCCGCCGTGGGCGACGACCCGGCCGGGCACGCAGTGCGCTCGATGCTGGCGGATCTCGGCGTCGACACCGCCGGCCTCGTCTCGTCGCGGTCGCGCATGACCTCGTGCAAGAGCCGCTTCATCGCGATGAACCAGCAGGTGCTGCGCTTCGACGAGGAGGAGGTGGCGCCGCTGGATGCCGCGACCCGGGCCGGGCTGCTTGCGCGCTTCGAGACAGCCGTCGGCGAGACCGACATCGTCATCCTGTCCGACTACGGCAAGGGCGTCCTCACCGATGGCATGGCCGCGAACCTGATCGCGATTGCGAAAGCCGCCGGCAAGCCGGTTCTGGTCGATCCGAAAAGCCGCGATTTCGGCCATTACGCGGGCGCGACCGCGGTGACGCCCAACCGCAAGGAGCTCGGCGAGGCGGTCGGCCGCGCGGTGATGTCCGACGGCGAGATCGAGGCGGCCACGCGCGAACTGATCGCGGCGCATGGCTTCGACTTCATTCTCGCCACCCGCAGCGAGAAGGGCATGAGCGTGGTCGAGGCCGAAGACGCGCGCCACATCGCCACCCAGGCGCGGGAAGTATTCGACGTCTCGGGCGCCGGCGATACGGTGATCGCCACCTTCGCGCTAGCGCTGGGCGCCGGCGCGCATCGCAGCGTTGCCGCGCAGATCGCCAATGCGGCGGCGGGCGTCGTCGTTGCCAAACGGGGCACCGCCAGCCTGACCGTCGAGGAACTGTCCGGCGCGCTGTCGCGTGCTTCGGGTCCGGTCCGGCACATCGATGCCGTGCTCGATTTCGCCGGCGCGGAAAGGCTGGTCGGCGCGTGGAAGCGCGAAGGGCTGACCGTCGGCTTCACCAACGGCTGCTTCGACATCCTGCATGCCGGCCATGTCACCCTGCTGCACGCGGCGCGCAGCCAGTGCGACCGGCTTGTGCTCGGTCTCAACAGCGATGCCTCGGTGCGGCGGCTGAAGGGCGAGGGGCGGCCGGTCAACGCCGAACACGACCGCGCCTGCGTGCTCGCAGCGCTCGCCTCGGTGGACGCGGTGGTGGTGTTTTCCGAGGACACGCCGCTGAGGCTGATCGAACTGCTAAAGCCCGACGTGCTGGTCAAGGGAGCGGATTACACGATCGACAAGGTGGTCGGCGCCGACATCGTGCAGGCCTATGGCGGCAAGGTACTGCTCGTCGACCTCGTCGAAGGCCGTTCGACGACGGCGACGATCCGCAAACTCAAGGGACAGTGAACCGATGCCGGGTCTCAACGACTATCTCGTCCGCTCGGCCGATGCGCTCGCTGCGATGGTCGAGCGCGACCTGTCGGGCGCGATGGAGAGATCCGTCGCGGCGGTCGTCGCCGCGCTGTCGGCTGGCAAGCCGCTTCTGGTCTGCGGCAATGGCGGGTCGGCGGCCGACGCCATCCACATCGCCGGGGAACTGGTCGGGCGGTTCCTGAAAAACCGCAAGGCCTACAATGTGATCGCGCTGCCGGCGAATGCAGCGGTCCTGACCGCCTGGGGCAACGATTTCGGCTACGATACCGTCTTCTCGCGCCAGGTCGAGGCGCATGGCGGGCCGGGCGCGGTGCTGCTCGCGATCTCGACCAGCGGCAATTCGCCGTCGATCCTGCTGGCTGCCGAGGAAGCGCGCAAGCTCGGCATGACGGTGATCGGCATGACCGGCGACACCGGCGGCAAGCTGGCGCCGCTCTGCGACATCCTGCTCAACGTGCCCTCGAGCGAGACGCCGATCATCCAGCAGGGCCATATCTGTCTCTACCACTTCCTGTGCGGAGAGATCGAGGCGCGGCTTACCGATGGCTGAGACGCAGGCGGAGTGGCGACGGCATCTCGCCGAGGCGGGTCTTTGGGTCCAGCCGCTGTCCGACCTCCGCGCCTTCCGCGGCCGCCCGGCGCTGTTCCTCGACCGGGACGGCACGATCAACGTCGATACCGGCTATCCGGACGACCCACGCAAGATCGCGCTGCTGCCCGGCATCCTGCCAGCCATCCGAGTGGCAAACCAGGCGCGCTTCGCCACCGTGATCGTCACCAACCAGTCCGGCATCGCGCGGGGCCTGTTCGGCTGGGCCGATTTCGAGGCGGTCAATCGCCGCGTGGTCGATCTCCTGGCCGCCGAGGGATGCCGCATCGACCTCGTGCTCGCCTGCGCCTATCACGAGGCAGGCGAGGGCGCGTTGAAGGTGGCGGACCACCCGATGCGCAAGCCCAATCCGGGCATGCTGCTCAGGGCGGCAGAGATGGCGGGGCTCGATCTTTCCCGCTCGGTCATGGTCGGCGACAGGGCTTCCGACGTCGAGGCCGGCAGGCGGGCCGGCGTTCCGTCGGTCTTCCTTTCCGACGGTTTAGGCGATACGGCGAAGGCGATCCTCCAGGCCATCCAGGCAGGTACATGAACCGCAATTTCATCCGGGATTTCTTCCGCCGCCGCCGCATCGAGCGGCACGTGCGCGCGCATGGGCCGGTGTTCTCCTATCACGGGCTCGAGGTGCGCGTGCCGCCCGAAATCGGGCGATATGCGCTGAATTCGCTGATCCGCGGCAAATACGAGCCGGACGAGGCGGCGATGATCCTCAAATACCTGCCGTCCGACCTGCCCGTCATCGAACTCGGCGGTTCGCTGGGCGTGGTCTCGCGGCTCATCCGATCCCGCATCGGGCCGGACCGGCGCCATCTCGTGGTCGAGGCCAACGCCGATCTACTCGACACCTGCCGCGCCAATGCGACGGCGGGCGCCAGCCCCGGTGCCACCGAGCTCATCCACAAGGCGGTACACTACGACGCGCCGAGCGTCCGGTTCCATGTCGGCGTCGACGTGCACTCGGGCGCGGTGGGTGGCGGCGACGGCTCAGGATCGGTCCGGGAGGTCGGGGCAGAGCGTTTCGATGCGATCGTCGCCCGGCTGCCCGCCGGCACGCCCTATTCGCTGGTCAGCGATATAGAGGGAGCGGAATACGACATCTTCGAACGCGACCGGGAGGCGCTGGCCAGCGCGCAGGTGGCGATCGTCGAGATCCATCCGCAGATCTATGCCGCCCGCGGCGGCAGCGAAGCCCAATTTCTCAAGCTTGCAGAGGCTGCCGGCTTCGGGCTTGCCGAGCGGCAGGCAGATGTCGTCGTCCTCACAAGGAGCTGATCGCGTTCATTCCGGCGGCGCACCGGCGCCGAGCGACATGCGATAGAGCTTCGCATCGGCCAGGAAAACGTAGAAGGCCACCTCGGCGGCGTAGATCAGGCCGGGCAATCCACACAGCACGTAGCGCTGGACAAGGTAGGTCTTGATGAAGCGGCCGAACGGCCGGAACGTCATCTTCGCAAAGCTGGTGCGGCGCCCGCGCTCGCGCATGTCCTGCGCCTTCAGCGTCGCGTATTCGGACGCTTTGCGGATCTCCTCCGTCACCGAAAGGTTGCGGAAATGCAGGAGCCTGCCCTGCGCCACCTTCTCCACCGGGCCTTCGAAGATCATGCCTTCGTGAACCCTCAAATCGAGCATGTAGCGGACGCGATCCTTGCGGACGAGACGCTCGTGGTGGCGCGCATGCACGGCGGGCGGGGGGTATCCGTAGCCGGGGAGGTAGTCGATGCGCTTGAACGCATAGGCCGCCCTGTCGCCGGGCACGAAGCCCGCGAGCCACGTCCGCAACTCGTCGGACAGGCGCTCGTCGGCGTCGATGCCGAAGCACCAGGGACCCGCGCATTGTTCCAGGGCGAACTGCTTTTGCGCTGCAAAGCCCGGCCATTCCCGCTCGATGAGCCGGATCGGAAAGCCGCGCGCCCGATAATCGCGGATGAGCTCCAGCGTCCCGTCGGTCGAGCCCGAATCGACGATGACGATCTCGCGGAAGCCGCGCAGGCTGTCCAGGCAGTCGCCGAGAAAGCCGCGCTCGTTCTTGCAGATGATGTAGGCGGAGATCTGGATCGGGTCGGTCATCGGGAGGTCCTGCGGCAGTCTCCCATAGCCGCGCGCGCTTGGCGGGTCAAAAGCCGGCTTGGCGCTCAGGCACGGTCGGACACCGCAGCCATGTCCACCAGCCCCTCGTCCTTGACCTGGCGGATGGTCAGCGCCGTGCGGACGGTGTCGACATTCGGCGTCGAGGTCAGTTCCTCGATGACGAAGCCCTGGAAAGTGGCGAGATCGGGTGCCACGCATTGCAGCATGAAGTCGGATTCGCCCGAGACCATCCACGCCTGGCGCACGATCGGCCAGTTGCGCGTGCGCTCGGAAAACTGCTTCAGCTCGGCATCCGACTGGTGGTGCAGGCCGATCAGGCAGAAAGCGACGACCTGCTGGCCGAGCGCGGGGGCATTGATCAGCGCGCGGTAGCCGCGGATGATGCCTGTTTCCTCCAGCCGCTTGACGCGGCGCAAACAGGGCGGCGCGGAAATGCCGACCCGCTTCGACAGTTCCACATTGGTCATGCGGCCGTCGTCCTGCAACTCCTTCAGGATCTTCCAGTCGATGGCGTCGAGGTCGGCTTTCGCCGCCATGGCAAATTCCTTTTCGGACAGAATCCCGCGGCAGTACGCAACAAAGTTACGCCAAGTGTCGCGCGACGGGAAGTCCGACCGCAAAAGCTCCGCTAATTGTGCGCAACCGGCGCGCGGACTTGCGCAAGAGGTGGCAGACTCCTTACATCTGCCATGCCGCCGTCAGACTGCGCGCGGCGCGGGCTCATGCTTGCCTGCACGGCTCGATCGAGGGTTTCGTCATGACAACACGCCACGCACCGGTCGTCATCATCGGCTCGGGACCGGCCGGCTACACGGCTGCGATCTATGCGGCGCGGGCCATGCTGAAGCCGATGCTGATCGCCGGCATGCAGCAGGGCGGCCAGCTGATGATCACCACCGACGTGGAAAACTATCCGGGATTCGCCGATCCGATCCAGGGCCCGTGGCTGATGGAGGAGATGCGCAAGCAGGCCGAGCATGTCGGGACGGAGATGGTCAGCGACGTGATCGTCGAGGCCGACATCTCGCGCCGGCCGTTCGTGCTCAAGGGCGATTCGGGCGACCAATATACCTGCGACGCGCTGATCATCGCCACCGGCGCGCAGGCGAAGTGGCTGGGCATTCCGACCGAGGAGACCTTCAAGGGCTTCGGTGTCTCAGCCTGCGCCACCTGCGACGGCTTCTTCTATCGCGGCAAGGACGTGGTGGTGATCGGCGGCGGCAATTCGGCGGTCGAAGAGGCGCTGTACCTCGCCAATCTCGCCAAGTCCGTCACCGTCATCCATCGCCGCAACGAGTTCCGCTCCGAGCGGATCCTGCAGGACCGGCTGTTCCGCAAGGACAATGTCAAGGTGATCTGGGACCACGTCGTCGAGGAGATCGTCGGCACCGAAGGCAAGAAGCCGCTGCCCCCGTCGGTAACGGGCATCAAGCTGCGCCACGTCAAGACCGGTGCGATCAGCGAGATGCCGATCGACGGCGTCTTCGTCGCCATCGGCCATGCGCCGGCGGTCGACCTGTTCGTCGGCAAGCTGAAGCAGAAGCCCAACGGCTATCTTTGGACGGCGCCGGATTCGACCCGCACCGACGTGCCGGGCGTGTTCGCCGCCGGCGACGTCACGGACGACATCTACCGCCAAGCGGTGACCGCCGCGGGCATGGGCTGCATGGCCGCGCTCGAAGCGGAGAAGTACCTCGCCGAAATGGAATCGCACCGCGAAGCGGCGGAATAAGGAGCCGACCGGTGTCGGCTCGCACTCGGGGGAAAGACATGCCGCTCGACTGGGACAAGCTGCGCGTCTTTCACGCCGCGGCCGAGGCAGGATCCTTCA
It encodes:
- a CDS encoding PQQ-dependent sugar dehydrogenase; translation: MRPKHALAVALFAPVALLAWPAAGGEYTTEKVDVVTAIVADGLDHPWGLDFLPEGVAIVTERSGSMRLVGADGTLSEPVEGVPEVAARGQGGLLDVAVAKDFTKTGRIFFTFSEPGPGGAGTAIASARLVRDGAAARLDDLKVLFSMPKKTQKGQHFGSRIVLHPDGTVFFTTGDRGEGPRAQDRTDAAGAVLRINADGSVPADNPYADGRGGALPQIWSKGHRNPQGFAIDAEGRLWTVEHGAQGGDEVNNPQAGKNYGWPEISYGENYGGGQIGVGTKAPGFEQPVHYWDPSIAPSGLVVYEGDMFPEWRGDLIAGALKFQLLSRLDRDAGGAITGEERMFEGEFGRIRDVNVAPDGSLWLLTDEDDGRIVRVARGE
- a CDS encoding PH domain-containing protein — encoded protein: MRGANDNAESDGGGPFRPSVRALARPVVAVAALYGAPLAGLLIAGQGGGAVARLCVLALSLSMPFLIAYAVLRRATARIDVMPHTLLLRPGFPRTGHHVVPYSVIRAVRIRRGLRGRLAGSATLVVELAGGTLVEVADLADAEAARAEILARLDPRKPAPAGESAADLPENPRMRTG
- the greA gene encoding transcription elongation factor GreA — protein: MIKVPMTGSGFAAIKEELRWRQQEERPRIIEAIAEARSHGDLSENAEYHAAKESQSHNEGRIAELEDFIARADVIDVSKLSGDKVKFGATVEVVDEDTEEKKTYQIVGDMEADVKSGRISISSPIARALIGKEVGDTIEVNAPGGARGYEIVDLRFG
- the waaC gene encoding lipopolysaccharide heptosyltransferase I; the protein is MRVLIVKTSSMGDVIHTFPALEDALAARPDIEFGWCVEEGFAGIVALHPKIRSIHRVALRRWRKHLFSAATWREAAALRQELHGARYDLVLDAQGLLKSAVVAGLAGAPVWGLDRASAREPIAARFYARSFAVPRGLHAIERTRRLFGQALGYAPDLSRLASGVEPPPAGYAAAPGARTAFLLHGASRDDKKWSIVEWQATARALLARGLTPLVTWSSDTERQVAESIAAVPGVVVIPRSPLPEIAGAIGRSDLAIGVDTGLTHLAAAFGLPTVAVFLSTEPGLTGPRGAYASSLSAGPGRPVRADDVVLEAEKLIAQRRAL
- the waaF gene encoding lipopolysaccharide heptosyltransferase II, which encodes MAESPSILVIGPRWVGDMVMAQCLFSALRELHPDAAIDVIAPAWAAPLVERMPEIRARIDAPFSRRKLELGARWRLGRELKGRYDQAYVMQGSWKSALVPFFAGIPLRVGHRRELRYGVINRIVPLPAELKRKTAQAFHTLAGGGAFRAPKLDVDTANQRTLLEHHGLAGGGFVALMPGAEFGPAKRWPSAAYAGLAQALMQRGLKVVLFGSKNDAPVTGEIASLAPGAIDLAGQTTLTDVIDLIAAARVAVSNDSGLMHVAAAVGTPIVGVYGSTSPENTPPLSENRELVWLGLDCSPCHKKECPLGHLNCLNSLEVARVLASVERLL
- the rfaD gene encoding ADP-glyceromanno-heptose 6-epimerase; the protein is MIIVTGGAGMIGSNIVAALNAEGRDDILVVDDLTDGRKIANLADLSIADYLDKDEFLPRMEAREFGDVDAVFHQGACSTTTEWNGKFMMEVNYAWSKRLLHACLGARIPFLYASSASVYGGGSVFREELEFERPLNVYAYSKKLFDDYVRRNVLGRETSQVAGLRYFNVYGPREAHKGAMASVAFHLFNQVSRGENPKLFGAYDGFGPGEQSRDFVHVGDVADVNLWLWKTGASGIFNCGTGRAQPFRAIAETVIGELGRGEIEFIEFPDHLKGSYQSFTEADMSRLRAAGYNGTFRPVEQGVKDYIAWLKARPSS
- the rfaE1 gene encoding D-glycero-beta-D-manno-heptose-7-phosphate kinase, with amino-acid sequence MSETSLPSIETVHRVLGRLGEVRVLVAGDFILDRFVNGVIERISPEAPIPVLHGRNATQALGGAGNVVANIVSLGGKASAVSAVGDDPAGHAVRSMLADLGVDTAGLVSSRSRMTSCKSRFIAMNQQVLRFDEEEVAPLDAATRAGLLARFETAVGETDIVILSDYGKGVLTDGMAANLIAIAKAAGKPVLVDPKSRDFGHYAGATAVTPNRKELGEAVGRAVMSDGEIEAATRELIAAHGFDFILATRSEKGMSVVEAEDARHIATQAREVFDVSGAGDTVIATFALALGAGAHRSVAAQIANAAAGVVVAKRGTASLTVEELSGALSRASGPVRHIDAVLDFAGAERLVGAWKREGLTVGFTNGCFDILHAGHVTLLHAARSQCDRLVLGLNSDASVRRLKGEGRPVNAEHDRACVLAALASVDAVVVFSEDTPLRLIELLKPDVLVKGADYTIDKVVGADIVQAYGGKVLLVDLVEGRSTTATIRKLKGQ
- a CDS encoding SIS domain-containing protein — encoded protein: MPGLNDYLVRSADALAAMVERDLSGAMERSVAAVVAALSAGKPLLVCGNGGSAADAIHIAGELVGRFLKNRKAYNVIALPANAAVLTAWGNDFGYDTVFSRQVEAHGGPGAVLLAISTSGNSPSILLAAEEARKLGMTVIGMTGDTGGKLAPLCDILLNVPSSETPIIQQGHICLYHFLCGEIEARLTDG
- a CDS encoding HAD family hydrolase — encoded protein: MAETQAEWRRHLAEAGLWVQPLSDLRAFRGRPALFLDRDGTINVDTGYPDDPRKIALLPGILPAIRVANQARFATVIVTNQSGIARGLFGWADFEAVNRRVVDLLAAEGCRIDLVLACAYHEAGEGALKVADHPMRKPNPGMLLRAAEMAGLDLSRSVMVGDRASDVEAGRRAGVPSVFLSDGLGDTAKAILQAIQAGT
- a CDS encoding FkbM family methyltransferase, with protein sequence MNRNFIRDFFRRRRIERHVRAHGPVFSYHGLEVRVPPEIGRYALNSLIRGKYEPDEAAMILKYLPSDLPVIELGGSLGVVSRLIRSRIGPDRRHLVVEANADLLDTCRANATAGASPGATELIHKAVHYDAPSVRFHVGVDVHSGAVGGGDGSGSVREVGAERFDAIVARLPAGTPYSLVSDIEGAEYDIFERDREALASAQVAIVEIHPQIYAARGGSEAQFLKLAEAAGFGLAERQADVVVLTRS
- a CDS encoding glycosyltransferase family 2 protein, which gives rise to MTDPIQISAYIICKNERGFLGDCLDSLRGFREIVIVDSGSTDGTLELIRDYRARGFPIRLIEREWPGFAAQKQFALEQCAGPWCFGIDADERLSDELRTWLAGFVPGDRAAYAFKRIDYLPGYGYPPPAVHARHHERLVRKDRVRYMLDLRVHEGMIFEGPVEKVAQGRLLHFRNLSVTEEIRKASEYATLKAQDMRERGRRTSFAKMTFRPFGRFIKTYLVQRYVLCGLPGLIYAAEVAFYVFLADAKLYRMSLGAGAPPE
- a CDS encoding Lrp/AsnC family transcriptional regulator, which produces MAAKADLDAIDWKILKELQDDGRMTNVELSKRVGISAPPCLRRVKRLEETGIIRGYRALINAPALGQQVVAFCLIGLHHQSDAELKQFSERTRNWPIVRQAWMVSGESDFMLQCVAPDLATFQGFVIEELTSTPNVDTVRTALTIRQVKDEGLVDMAAVSDRA